Genomic window (Spirochaetaceae bacterium):
GTAAGACGGTTGCACGACATTAATAAACCGGGCTGGCATTTGCTGGCGCTACTTATTTTTGCAGTTGGCCCCATTAAATTGCTAATGGGGCTATATAAAGATGGTGATATAGGCGATAACCGCTTTGGCCCCGACCCATCAATGCCAACGATAAAAATACAAACTTAACGCTGTAATCCTCCCTATACACTCTTTCTCATAAATGCTATAGTTACCTTATGCTTAATACCTCCCACGATTTACGCCTTTTACACGATAACGCCGATGTTTGGCTGTTTGAAAAGCCGGCCGGCCTTGCCGTACAAGGCGGTAAAGGGGTAAGCTATAGCTTTGAAGATTTAATTAAAGATAGCCTAGACGAAAAACCTTACCTAGTACACCGCCTAGATAAAGACACGGCCGGTATTTTACTGGTAGCTAAAAGCAGCAGCGCTGCCAGCAAATATAGCAATTACTTTAAGAGTAAGGGGCGAGCGGTTAAATTGTACAAAACTATCGTAAGCGGTAACTTTAGCAAAACTATGGAGATAACCGATAAAGTTTATACCGATAAAGGGCTGCAAACGGCGCATACTTCGGCCAAATTAATTAAACAATATGGCAAGTTTAGCTTAGTACAGTTACAGCTGCATACAGGACGTATGCACCAAATACGGCAGCACTTAAGTAAACAAGGCTTTTTTATTGTGGGCGATGACAAATACGGTAACTTTGATTTAAACCGTGAACTTACCCGCCAATTAAAAGCTAACGGCCAAGAACTAAAGTTAATGCTTTATGCCAGCCAGCTAACCATTAAGGAAGAAGGCATTAATATTAGCTTAGAGCTGCCTAGTTATTTTAAAGAACTGTTAAAAAATTAAGAAGTAAGAATTAAAAATTAAGAACTAAATTTTTTTACTTCTTAGTTGTTAATTATTAATTCTCCAAAGGAGATAGTTATGGCCATTATCAAAGATTTAACTATTAACAACTTTAGAGGCTTTACAGGCAGAAACTCACGAAGAAAAACGTCTTTACAAGGATTGTATCCACTGGGATTTAGCACATTTGTATCTATCGCCCCTGCAGCAATTTTTGGCCGATAATGTTATAGTTGAAAGGTGAAACCCGATAAAGGCTTTTTCAGTTTTCACCTTTCAGTTTATAAAAGAGGTAACCGTGAAAAAAATATTATTTATTTTATTAATCATCACCCCCATACTCGCCCATAGCCGCAGCGATTTAATAGTTGTTTACCCCAGCCAGTACATCGAGTTCGATTTTCATGCGGCCAACAGCACCACAGAGGCGCAGTTGTTTACCGCTCTTTACGAGGGTCTGTTTAATTTAAACCCGCGCACGATGCGCCCCCAGCCGGCAGCCGCCGAACGGTACACGGTGAGCGAAGACGGCCTTACTTACACGTTTTTTATTAGGCAGGGCCTTGCTTTCTCCGATGGCAGCCCGCTCAACGCCCATAGCTTTTACCATAGCTTTTTACGGCTGCTTAATCCGGCAGCCGACCATCTTACCGCCGCTAAGCTAGATGTTATTGAAGGGGCCAAAGCTTACCGCTTGGGCGAAGCCGGCCTTGACGGCCTCGCAATTAAAGTTGTAGACAATCACGAATTACAGCTTACCCTTAACGAAGTTACGCCGCACTTTACCGCTTTATTAACCCACCATGCCTTTAGCCCCATCAGCGGGCGGCAGCTGCCTATGTTATGGGACGAACCGGCCCGCATTGCTTTTTCGGGCCCTTATACCATAACTACTATTACCGAAGATAGTATTATTATGGAACGTAACCCCTTTTACCGTGCTCCCGGCGAGGTACTAACGGCACG
Coding sequences:
- a CDS encoding DUF805 domain-containing protein gives rise to the protein MLIVISGLAIPVRRLHDINKPGWHLLALLIFAVGPIKLLMGLYKDGDIGDNRFGPDPSMPTIKIQT
- a CDS encoding RNA pseudouridine synthase, producing the protein MLNTSHDLRLLHDNADVWLFEKPAGLAVQGGKGVSYSFEDLIKDSLDEKPYLVHRLDKDTAGILLVAKSSSAASKYSNYFKSKGRAVKLYKTIVSGNFSKTMEITDKVYTDKGLQTAHTSAKLIKQYGKFSLVQLQLHTGRMHQIRQHLSKQGFFIVGDDKYGNFDLNRELTRQLKANGQELKLMLYASQLTIKEEGINISLELPSYFKELLKN